The DNA sequence GCAAATTAAAGTGGCAGAGAAATTTTCACCGGCACTGCCTCCCGCCTTTTTGTCAGGAGGAGGAAGGGCAGCTGCGGTCGCCCGGTGTGCTGGCTGTGGTGATAATTACGCATTTACTGCCGTCTGCTTTATGTGTTGCGGAAGAAGGAGTTGTCTCTGGATCCTGAGAAAAAAGGAATAAGGATTCAGCCGTCCCGGCGTTAATTATTGGATTTATTGTGACAACGGTCTTCGATGTGGGTCATGGATGAATCACCAAAGCTGTCATGGGCGTTCAAACCGAAAGAAAAAAACTGTTTTTTCCCTGCAGTAGTGAGCTATGGGGCCTTCGCCGAGTGAATCAGCCGGTAAAAAGTCGAGCAGTTCGTTTTTATAAATTTCTGCTGATGCTGACTGCAGATCCCACGGTTCGTGATCGATCGGTCCTTTTATCGCTTTTCCGTTCCTGGATTTCCAGAGGCTGTACCTCTCTGTCAAAAAATATTCAAGCGTACCGGGCTCGGAAAAGAAAGGTTTTGAAACTGGTTCGTAGGCGCATTGAAATCCGGCACGGGGCTCGTTTTTATGAGTGCGCATGCTTTTGTATAAAATACGGTCGTTTTTGTTGAGCGTCATGTCGGCATAAAAGTAGGGGAGTCCTGCTATAAGACGAGCTCCGCGTACCGCAAGAAGAGAATCGGCATCGAGCGTTATGAAAAAGACCCCTGAATCTCCCTTGTAAGTAACGTAGGTGCGTACATTAAGTTCAAGAAACGGTTTCATGGAAAAAATGCTTCTCATTTTCCGTGCTTCGTTATGCGTAGCGGAATAAGAAACAACGCCGACCCAGGCCTTACCATCAAACGTATCCAGTTCAAGTGGGGCGGGAATGAATGGTTTTAAGATTTCCGGATCAACAGTCCAGTGAAGAAACAGAAGATCCTCCCACGTCTGCCGGGCAAGCCAGTATTTATTTTTGATCATTCCCAGCGCTCCTTTCCCGATAATGACTTCTGATTATCGCATTTAATTCATCGGTATTGCGCGTCGGCAGCTGATGGAGACCTCCGGCAATTTTTACGATTTGAAGGTCCGGAACAAGCATTCTGTAAAACTTTACGTAGGGGCGCACGAGTGGGTCAAATTTGCCGTAAATGTAAGTGACTGGACAGGTGATTTCCGGAAGTCTTCCAGTTACAGAAAACCGCCTGCCGCTGCGGTACATATTTTTAACAATCTCAGAGCTGGAAGAGTAGATCGACTTTTGCAGGGCTTTCTGATTATCTTTACGTTTTGTGTGCGTTATGGCCAAAACCCGGGAAAGCAGTCCTCGGAGGTCTTCAAACATTGTCCATTCTCCGGACTTTATTTTTCCTGCAAGAAGTTTGGTACTCACTTCAGGGAAAGTGCAAGTCAATATGAGAGCTTTTGTTCGTTGGGGATAATTCAGCGCAAACAGCTGAGCCGGCAAACCACCAAGGGAGTACCCGCATGGAATAATTTTATCGAGTTTAAGATGATCGGCAAGAGCCAGAAGATCGTCCGTCCATTCTTCAATCGAATAATTCTTCTCAGCCCCGCTGCTGCTCCGGCCGGTGCCGAGCGGATCGAATGTGATAACCTGAAAATCTTTTTTCAGGCTTTCTTTCTGTTGTATAAAGGCGGAGACGCCCAGAGCGGGAGGGGGGAGGAAAACAAGCGGCGGACCTTCTCCAATTGTTTCGTAATAGAGCGAAAACCCCTTTGAGGTAAAATAAGGCACAGGAAAGCTCCTTTCTTTGGAAATGAGGTTCTGTTCACGTGGCAGACCGATGTTAGGGAACGGAAAATTACAGCTTTAGCTGCCTGAAACTTTGTAAAAAGTGGGAAAGCAAAGAGAAAATGACGACAGGAAGCCGTAAAGAAAAAGACTGTCTCAATTTAGACAGCCTGTTTTCATTAAATCAGCTACATTTTTTCGAAAGGGTAAAAATACACGTTTGTAGCTCCAGCGTAATGAACAAGAGCATCATCATCTACGTTGACCGGGAGATAATCGAGGAGCTGATTAGTATCGATATGCACATCTGCTTCCTGCAGCTCCCAAGGCACAAATTCAATGGAAGCACAGTAAACTTTTTTACTGCGGACTTTCCAGAGCCCATTCCTGGCAGTCAGCCAGTAGGACAAAGAATTGGAAGGAGGGCGCTGTGCGGGAGAGACTGGTGTATATCTGCCGGAAAACTGCAGCGGAGCTTCCTGCTTTTCCGCTCTTTCACTGGAAACATTGACAGTTTCCCCTTCTACTTTATAATCAATCTCCGCATAATAGTAGGGAAGGTGGACGAATTTTTTAGCTGCTTTAACTGCTGTAAAATGATCAGCGTCCACGGAAAAAAAGTAAACTCCAGCATCATCACTGTATTTCACATAGGTACGTACATTGATCTGTGTAAAGGGTTTGGCAGTAAAGGTCTGGCCCAGCCTTTTAGCACTGCTGTCCCTGCTCAGGTAAACGAGTAAAGAGATCCATGCTTTTCCGTCAAATGTATCAATTTCCAGTTCTTCAGGGACGTGGGGTCTTAATTCTTCCGGGCTTACAGGCCAGTGCATAAACAGGACATTCTCCCATTTTTGGTGCGCCAGCCACTTTGAGGATTTGTTTGACATATTTTATGGCCCCTTTCCGTATCTTTTTCAGTATTTAATAGAAGGAAGAACCTCCATTTATAATTGCCTGTACGGATATAACTGCCCCATTGCAGCCGATTCAAAACCTCCCGATTCCTTCCGGGATGAGCTTTCCGGTTTAAATCCTTTCATGAAAATGAGCTGAAAGAAATCCAGTTTCATAACGAAAGTTCATCCTGAAAAGAAAGAATAGGAAACTTGACTTCCGCTGCAGACGGACACTTTCCCAAGGGTCTGTCTTCAGCGGAATTACATTAATAAATTTTCGGAATTGGATCTTGAGACGCCGCTCCTTTATCTGGGAGCCGCGTTCCGGCGGTTTGTGAGGAAGTCTCCCTGCTTCTCCACCGCGAAACATAAGCATTGTCAGAAACGGGGTGGTTACTGGGAACCCTGCTTGTTGTTTAGTGCAGTTAAAACTCGTTGTTGATTCACATAGGCAATTCCGCTTCCAAGCCTGCCCGTAAAACATCTTTATGGAAATGAAAGTGCACGTTCACCGATTTTCTACTTTATTTTCATGGCAGTCCTGTTTAAAAGGTGCAAGTAACGCAATTAGTAAACCCGTTCTTCTTTTTTCAGCAAACTTTCTTTATGCGAATTTTCAAACTTTAATAGTAGGAATAATGGTTTAATTATGGTAATTTGGAGGGTGGAAAGAAAATTTATTTAAGGGGTGTCTGCATATGATGAAGGGTGATTTATTAATTTCCTCCATGCTCGAACGGGCGGAGCGGTTTTTTCCAAAAAAAGAAGTCGTTTCCCGAACTTCTTCTGGTACTCAAAGGTTCACGTATAAAGAAGTAGGGAAACGGACGAGACAACTGGCCAGCCGTCTCGAGCAGTATGGGCTGCAGCGGGGAGCGAAAGTCGGAACTCTCGCATGGAATCACCACCGGCATCTGGAGCTGTATTTTGCTGTACCGGGAATCGGTTCGGTCGTTCATACAATAAATATCCGTCTGTCCCCGGAACACGTTATTTATATTATCAACCATGCAGAAGATGAACTGCTGTTTGTGGACGAAGACGTATTCCCGCTTGTGGAAGCTGTCTACGATCAATTGAAAACCGTCAAGGCTGTTATCGTCATGACTGATAATGAACTTCCTGACACTAAAATTGAAAGCGTTTTCTCTTACGAAGAGTGGATAAAGAGCGGAGACGAAAAGTTTGAATTCCCAAAAGATATTGATGAAACAGAACCTGCGGGGATGTGCTTTACGTCGGCAACTACAGGAAATCCTAAAGGGGTTGTTTATACACACCGGTCGACGGTTCTGCACAGCATGAGTCTATCTTTGGCCGACTCTGCCGCACTGTCTGAATCGGACAGCATAATGCCGGTAGTCCCGATGTTCCACGTGAATGCATGGGGGATTCCTTATGCCTCTACATGGATGGGATCAACGCAGGTGCTTCCTGGTCCACGCTTTACCCCTGAGGTACTTGCCGGGATGATTGAAAAAGAGAAAGTGACGGTTACGGCCGGCGTGCCGACTATCTGGCTGGCTCTTTTAAAAGAGCTGGAAGAAAACAGTTACCAGACAGATTCCCTGCGCGCAGTGATCTGCGGGGGCTCAGCTGCTCCAGCAGGTATGATTAAAACATTTGAAGAAAAATACAACGTACCTTTTCTGCATGCGTACGGGATGACAGAAACAAGCCCGCTTGCCACGGTCTCCCGCTTAAAGAGTTATCAGGAGAATCTTTCCAAAGAAGAAAAGCTGGACATTCGCTCCAAACAGGGACTTCTTATTCCTGGACTGGAAATGAAAGTCGTTGGAGGAGATGGGGAAATTGCCTGGGATGGCGAAGAAATGGGAGAGCTGCTGCTGCGTGGTCCATGGATAGCTGATGATTATTATAAAGATGAACGCAGTGAAGATGCGTTTATAGACGGATGGCTTCATACGGGAGATGTCTGTACCGTAGATGAAGAAGGAGTCATTAAAATTGTCGACCGCACGAAAGATCTGATTAAAAGCGGCGGCGAATGGATTTCGTCTGTAGACCTGGAAAATGCGCTGATGGCGCACGAAAACGTGTTTGAGTCGTCGGTTGTTTCCATTCCTGATCCGGAATGGCAGGAACGTCCTGTCGCAGTAGTGGTACTAAAAGATCCTGCTGTATCCACTTCCAAACAGGAACTGATTGACTTTCTCCGCCCGAGCTTTGCCAAGTGGTGGCTGCCGGACGATATAATTTTCATGGAGGAGATTCCGAAAACGTCTGTCGGAAAATTCCTCAAGCGCGCCCTTCGTGACCAGGTAAAGGAACATTACGAACAGGCGAAGTAAACAGAAAAAACGGATGCCTTCTGCAGCGGGCATCCGTTTTTTCATGCTGGTGAAAAAGCATTTGTATCTGTATCTCTCTTCCTTAGTCTGCTTCTGCTTTTCAGAGCCTGACGAATAAAGGAATGTCTACGATAGAATAAATATAC is a window from the Alkalicoccus halolimnae genome containing:
- a CDS encoding YqjF family protein is translated as MIKNKYWLARQTWEDLLFLHWTVDPEILKPFIPAPLELDTFDGKAWVGVVSYSATHNEARKMRSIFSMKPFLELNVRTYVTYKGDSGVFFITLDADSLLAVRGARLIAGLPYFYADMTLNKNDRILYKSMRTHKNEPRAGFQCAYEPVSKPFFSEPGTLEYFLTERYSLWKSRNGKAIKGPIDHEPWDLQSASAEIYKNELLDFLPADSLGEGPIAHYCREKTVFFFRFERP
- a CDS encoding alpha/beta fold hydrolase, encoding MPYFTSKGFSLYYETIGEGPPLVFLPPPALGVSAFIQQKESLKKDFQVITFDPLGTGRSSSGAEKNYSIEEWTDDLLALADHLKLDKIIPCGYSLGGLPAQLFALNYPQRTKALILTCTFPEVSTKLLAGKIKSGEWTMFEDLRGLLSRVLAITHTKRKDNQKALQKSIYSSSSEIVKNMYRSGRRFSVTGRLPEITCPVTYIYGKFDPLVRPYVKFYRMLVPDLQIVKIAGGLHQLPTRNTDELNAIIRSHYRERSAGNDQK
- a CDS encoding YqjF family protein, whose product is MSNKSSKWLAHQKWENVLFMHWPVSPEELRPHVPEELEIDTFDGKAWISLLVYLSRDSSAKRLGQTFTAKPFTQINVRTYVKYSDDAGVYFFSVDADHFTAVKAAKKFVHLPYYYAEIDYKVEGETVNVSSERAEKQEAPLQFSGRYTPVSPAQRPPSNSLSYWLTARNGLWKVRSKKVYCASIEFVPWELQEADVHIDTNQLLDYLPVNVDDDALVHYAGATNVYFYPFEKM
- a CDS encoding long-chain fatty acid--CoA ligase translates to MMKGDLLISSMLERAERFFPKKEVVSRTSSGTQRFTYKEVGKRTRQLASRLEQYGLQRGAKVGTLAWNHHRHLELYFAVPGIGSVVHTINIRLSPEHVIYIINHAEDELLFVDEDVFPLVEAVYDQLKTVKAVIVMTDNELPDTKIESVFSYEEWIKSGDEKFEFPKDIDETEPAGMCFTSATTGNPKGVVYTHRSTVLHSMSLSLADSAALSESDSIMPVVPMFHVNAWGIPYASTWMGSTQVLPGPRFTPEVLAGMIEKEKVTVTAGVPTIWLALLKELEENSYQTDSLRAVICGGSAAPAGMIKTFEEKYNVPFLHAYGMTETSPLATVSRLKSYQENLSKEEKLDIRSKQGLLIPGLEMKVVGGDGEIAWDGEEMGELLLRGPWIADDYYKDERSEDAFIDGWLHTGDVCTVDEEGVIKIVDRTKDLIKSGGEWISSVDLENALMAHENVFESSVVSIPDPEWQERPVAVVVLKDPAVSTSKQELIDFLRPSFAKWWLPDDIIFMEEIPKTSVGKFLKRALRDQVKEHYEQAK